The Arachis ipaensis cultivar K30076 chromosome B05, Araip1.1, whole genome shotgun sequence nucleotide sequence TCAAATTGGACCCATATAGCAGACAATATATACATGCTGCTTTCATCCATGATTCTATAGAGTCTGCAGCCACGTGATTTGGAACCTCATTTCCCATCAGTCATCACTATTCACTACAACTTGGACTAATAATCCAGAAGAGCGATGGATTATAGTTATTTTTGCATTAAACTTGCGAATAAATTTAGTTTCttgataaaatgaaataaaaaaaataatattatgatcttttaaaaatttatttttgacacCTTTtataagtgaaaaataatttatatatttaattcaaCCTTTTGGAAAATGATAATCCATTTCCATACTCTTGGAATGGAATTGAAACCAAGGTTATGAAAACCGAACTGGTCATCGAACCGTTTTAGCTACTGATTCATTAGTTTATAGATTTAATCGATTCGACAGGTTCTGAAAACTGAACTGATTATTGAACTGctctagctactggttcactggttcataggttcaaccggttcgaccgtGGTTGAATtgaaaaaaccgttttataataaaataataaataaaatataaataagcacatgaaaatataattatagtctaatctaaactttaaaatatcattcaAGTAGGATCAGTTTTCCCCTGAACATTAGAAGTTTGTGACTGACTTTCGTTAGTCACGGGAGGAAGAGAACGTTCATTCGAAGCAGAATTAGTTTCAGCATTATTATTCTTAGGTAGTTCTTGGTTGATACTTTCGTCCATACCTAAACATTACCAAcaatccaacccaataatctcaactCTCAAGTGCACAACAAATAACatccaaaattattcaaaattattcacaattatcCAACAAACAACAAAATCCAGTTTAGTAAACAAACCAAAATCAGTTCAACTTCAGTAATCAGTTAATCACTAATCAATAAACAACAATTATTAACCAAATTTCACAGTTTTGGTGTTCATCATGTTGAATCACATATCAGTTTCAGTAATCACAGTTCATTTTAGTAGGATCAGAATCAGTTCACAGTTTCACACTACAcagttcaaagaaaaataaaacagggAGACAAATTTCAAAGTTCACAGttttgatgttcatcatgttGAATCACAGTTCAGTTTCAGTAATCACTAATCAATAATCACAGTACAGTTTAGCTCCCTCCAATCAGTTGAGTCTTGAATCAATTCACAGTTTCACAATACAcagttcaaagaaaaataaaatagaaaaataaaacagGGAGAGTGGGAGACAGCGAAGGCACCTTCAAGGCTTCAACAGAACATGTAACAGGGAGAGTGAGAGTGAGGCGGTTGAAGACAGCGAAGGCACCTTCTTAGTTCGCGACGGCTGCTGCGGTGGCTCGACGGCGGTGGCTCGACCCGTGTGACGGTGTGACAGTGACTGAGTGAGGCGTTGGAAGTAGCTCAGTGAAGCCTGCTCGATGAGTGAGAACTGAGAAGCACAAGCACTGAAGCAGAGAAGGGAAGGCAATTAGGGATCTTAGGATTTTGGACATTTAGGGATTCAGAGAGAAAAAACGGCAGCGTTTTGTTGCCATCCAAAAAATCGGCCGAATCACGATTCGGTTCGACCGACCAATTACTTACCGGTTTGTCGGTTCAATTCCGATTTTTAGATTTTGCAGTTTGATAATTGACCGATTTGTCTTTTCGTCCGGTTCACAGTTTGATCGGTTCGAACTGATTTTCAGAACATTAATCGAAACTTTAAACTTGTGAGTGTAAATTAAAGTGTTAGGTAACTATTGAggattatttatcatttttttcaaataattaaataaaagacAAGATATGTATACTCatatagttttgatatttttaatttattgtgtagctatattttaattataagataTTAGGGATTGTGAATTTCATACAAACAATGTAATTTATCATGATATCAAATAATATTTATGATTATATTGATCTCCCGTATAAAGTACCCAAAAATAAAActagtatttaaaaattaaaacaaagcaaGCAAATTTCCAcagtttttgttttctatttttggtgAAGACAATAGATTGAGTTTTTGTTTTTGTCAAAAGACAATATATAATGTTAAATCAGAAAAGTGTAAAATGCCTTGCAGCCCaatttataaacaaaaaaaagaggTAAAGCTAACCCAGTGTTTTTCATGAAGCCCATTATATAATACATTTTAAAAAACCCATTGAGACATGAATTGGGGCAATATATTGGCGCAAAAGAACTGGTCTCCACTCTCCGCTTGGGTGATCAGTCGCTTTGTTTGGATTTGtcagttttatttttctgtttcgaCAGTTAAGTCTTTATATTTAATGAGGTGCACTAAATAATAGAACCCACCAAATAGCCCTGAAGCCCAATTTCAAGTTGACGTTgatgcaaaaaataataaaaacactaTATGATATTTGAAGGTAGGATGGTATGTTACTGATTGCACTATATGAGAGTGGGGTACAAAGCAATTTATCATTATTAGTTTGTTCAGCTTATTTTTCAGCATAGAGTAGTGAACTGAAGAAAAGAGTAAACATATATTATGCTGAAATTCAATTTAGAGTTATGTAACCATTCTCGATCATCCACTTAAGGCTCCATTGATCATATTGACATTTGTAGGACCAATATGCCCATCCAAAGGTTGCACGTGAATACACATCCAATTGTGCTTTTGCATAGTTCTGATAATCTTCCTTTGATGCACCTTGCACGCTCCATGCACCAGTCCATTCCCCTACCAATATCATAATAATGTAACTATCATGATTGTATGTTCAATAATATTATTGGTTAGAGTTTAGTTTGTATCTTACCAACAAAACTAAGAGCATTAGTTGAAGAGACACCGCTGAGATCCGAGGCTCTTTGATTTCTTATGAAGTCAATGTTTTGTTGTGCGTTCAGGCTATTGAAGTAATCGGAATAAAGATTGTAGTAATGCACATCAATAACTACATTATTAAAACCTTGGACAAATGAGAGAAGTACTTTAGAATCATGATCCAATGGGTTTGACATGATGACATAAGCACTCTGGCTATATCTCCTCACAGCATCATAAGCTTGCTTGTAATAGTTTTTGAGGCTATCTAGATTGACACCCGACGGCTCATTCATCAATTCTATTCCTCCTAGGCTTGGATTGCCACCGTAtctgttaataaaaaaaaaatcaattcttCAAACCATAACACAACATTGAACATATGTATGGTACAATTCTGTTTAAGTAAAATAATACCTTCGTGCTAAGAAGTCAATGACTGAGACTGTGTTTGGTATGTATGAATCTCCCCATTCTATATATCCATCTCTTGCCCCACTGTGATCATTGCCGTTCTGAGAACCTTGAACTGCATGCAAGTCCACTATCACCTTCATCCCATGCTTTCTGCGAGTAACAAATAGTCAGGTGATGGACACATATAGAGGAAGATGAATTAATGGATACTCACTGCGCCCATGTAAAAGCATTGTCCAAAGCTGCCAAAGATCCCCCTACAAAAGGCTTAGGTGGATTCGGGTCTTGTGCTATCCACCATCCAACGGGTATTCTAACTGCAGTTAATCCATTTTCAGACATGAATCTGAAATCATCTTCGGTTATATATGCATCCCAGTGATTCTGCAGGGAAGGCATGAATAAAATGAGTTCAACAAGTCTCGTAGTTTGTAAGAAAAATTGTAAATTAGATTTCTTACATGCATGACTTGAGGAGCTCTAGCAGGGCCATAACCATTGGTAAGTTGATACTCTCCTTGTAACTGATTTGCAACTTTATCATTTAAACGAAAGACAGAGGGGTCATTCTCATCCCAATTAGTGCCTGCATAATCTGCTGTCACTGATGTCTCCGATTGAACCTTCACACACAAGATTTTAGAGATATTTTCAAAGTAAATGTACTTATCCAATATGAATAGCTTGATGATGGAGTAAGTAGTATATTACCTGCAAGAACAGACCGTTAGATGCTTTGATTCTAATTTTGTTGGGGTCGTTGCTATTTCTTACAATCTGAAATGTTTCCGGGTTGCTAGGCGAGTTGGAAACTGCAACGATTTTGTTTCCACTGCCTTGATTTTCTAGCCCAAGAAATTGCTTGTTAAACACTCTAAAATTGAAAGATGTGTCACTGACCCTCCATAGCTGCAAAAAAGCACAGGACAGACTGAAAttccaaaaacataaaaaatggatcTAAATGGAATTCTTTCAGATAAAGCAACATACCTTGAATGTTTCCCAACCTGAAGCTGAAGCACGGTTGGCAACAAGATCAGCTCCTCCTCCATTTTCTGCTGCGAGATATTTCTGGAACTTAGTGGACATTAGCTGCACTTGAGTTCCATCCTGAAATCAACAAAAATCATAAGCAGTTCTGTTAAATTTGCAAATGAAGTGGACCCTAATAAAGAAAGAGTCATACCAAGAGATCTTTGTTGACAATTCCATCAAAGAGAGAAGGTTTCATCCATCCCTCAGCAAGCAACCAGTTTCCTAGATTCACAGCTTTGTATGGCAAATTCTGTGCAACAAGAACAGAATGAGGAGGGTGTGAGAGGCATAAAGCCAACA carries:
- the LOC107645038 gene encoding probable glucan 1,3-beta-glucosidase A — its product is MAYRYLFAFLLALCLSHPPHSVLVAQNLPYKAVNLGNWLLAEGWMKPSLFDGIVNKDLLDGTQVQLMSTKFQKYLAAENGGGADLVANRASASGWETFKLWRVSDTSFNFRVFNKQFLGLENQGSGNKIVAVSNSPSNPETFQIVRNSNDPNKIRIKASNGLFLQVQSETSVTADYAGTNWDENDPSVFRLNDKVANQLQGEYQLTNGYGPARAPQVMHNHWDAYITEDDFRFMSENGLTAVRIPVGWWIAQDPNPPKPFVGGSLAALDNAFTWAQKHGMKVIVDLHAVQGSQNGNDHSGARDGYIEWGDSYIPNTVSVIDFLARRYGGNPSLGGIELMNEPSGVNLDSLKNYYKQAYDAVRRYSQSAYVIMSNPLDHDSKVLLSFVQGFNNVVIDVHYYNLYSDYFNSLNAQQNIDFIRNQRASDLSGVSSTNALSFVGEWTGAWSVQGASKEDYQNYAKAQLDVYSRATFGWAYWSYKCQYDQWSLKWMIENGYITLN